In Oncorhynchus clarkii lewisi isolate Uvic-CL-2024 chromosome 2, UVic_Ocla_1.0, whole genome shotgun sequence, one DNA window encodes the following:
- the LOC139380421 gene encoding annexin A2-like — translation MEALQKSMQKNTPKASSHAMWWGTLGTVRPFPNFNSEKDARDIQTALESKDSDVNTLVRILTNRNNVQRQSIAESYRNLTQKDLCPALKKALSGGLEQLMLGLMMTPSQFDAHRLRQSMEGIGTDEESLLAVLCTKSPQQLKDATIAYKQEFGRYLENDLISETSKDFTKLVLAILKKEELNSKEMVDYQLIDQDVKALNDAVNGKKKDPAPWIQVLTTRDSNHLNRVLSRLEDLRGETVDKTVQSHFSGDLRLGFRTLVGSIPSIPLFLAQRLHSNIKKGSLVQGILISHSEEDLLCVRIEYRRLTNTSLYSTLQKEYKGEMQQALLALCRSEDL, via the exons ATGGAAGCTCTGCAGAAGTCTATGCAAAAAAACACTCCCAAAGCCAGT TCTCATGCGATGTGGTGGGGTACACTGGGCACTGTGCGACCCTTCCCCAACTTCAACTCAGAGAAGGACGCCCGCGACATTCAAACTGCCCTGGAGAGCAAAG ACAGTGATGTGAACACTCTGGTGAGAATCCTGACCAATCGAAACAATGTTCAGAGACAGAGCATCGCAGAGTCCTACCGTAACCTCACACAGAAG GATTTATGTCCTGCCCTGAAGAAAGCTCTGTCAGGGGGGCTGGAGCAACTCATGCTGGGGCTGATGATGACCCCCTCTCAGTTTGACGCCCATCGCCTCAGACAGTCCATGGAG GGTATTGGTACAGATGAAGAGAGTCTATTGGCTGTGTTGTGTACCAAATCACCACAGCAACTTAAAGATGCCACTATTGCCTACAAACAGG AGTTTGGACGTTACTTGGAGAATGATCTTATCAGTGAGACTAGTAAAGACTTCACTAAGCTGGTACTGGCCATACTCAAG AAGGAGGAGCTGAATTCAAAGGAGATGGTTGATTATCAGCTCATTGACCAGGATGTTAAG gctCTGAATGATGCTGTGAATGGTAAGAAAAAGGACCCAGCCCCCTGGATTCAGGTGTTAACCACGAgagactcaaaccatctcaacAGAG tgCTATCCAGGTTGGAGGATCTGAGAGGGGAGACTGTGGATAAAACAGTACAGAGTCACTTCTCTGGGGACCTGAGGCTTGGCTTCCGCACTCTGG TTGGCTCCATCCCAAGTATTCCTTTGTTTCTGGCCCAGCGTCTACACAGCAACATTAAG AAAGGCAGTTTAGTGCAGGGGATTCTTATCAGCCACAGTGAAGAGGACCTCCTATGTGTGAGAATCGAGTATCGCAGACTGACCAACACTTCACTCTACTCTACATTGCAG AAAGAATACAAAGGAGAGATGCAGCAGGCTCTCCTAGCCTTGTGTCGATCTGAAGACCTGTAA
- the LOC139364541 gene encoding rho guanine nucleotide exchange factor 2-like isoform X2, which produces MAGQRKNKEKERMKEREKEAREREARYSNGHLFTSLTVSATTLCSACNKSITAKEALSCPTCNVTIHNRCRDTLANCAKMKQKQQKLALVRNSSALPNVALRTKTPMMKERPSSAIYPSDSLRQSLLGSRRVRSGLSLSKSVSTQNLAGNLNDDSPLGLRRILSQSTDSLNFRNRAMSMESLNDEGEVYYAAMLEELEREGKDFEADSWSRAVDPSYLQTHRKDVIKRQDVIYELIQTEFHHVRTLRIMEGVFRQGMLDEVLLEPGVAHAVFPCLEQLMALHTRFLSQLMTRRTHSLAPGSSTNFTINQLGDILTEQFSGQCADEMRKAYAEFCSRHPKAVKLYKELLARDKRFQHFIRRVSRGPLLRRHGIQECILLVTQRITKYPVLIQRILDNTKGSEEEAQSLAQSLSLIRDLLSSVDQQVAELERTQRLQEIRARLDPRAQAEVRGGGVFRGGELLRRTLLHEGTLLWKTQGSRLKDVQVLLMTDILVFMQEKDQKYLFPCIDKPAVLSLKNLIVRDIANQERGMFLISDSTPPEMYELHGSSRDDRNNWMRLIQQTVSSCPSREDFPLIETEDKALLRRLRADIQQKDREVLELLQERVTLFSDLAEVTGGCQEVTPPTNSRNIFRADTPYAPQAEYLLTDAISEVDRLSELLLGSNIELPKSNGSTNGTNDDQNHKGAPVSNGDSISVNGTHEMKGSPASKDRNGNQLQDRPLNEEVCQRLVNLSAHLHSLQAAVIHQDSVLELRLHEGTGPASSGSSTPTPTPPNSFPRLCRSMSRDTGLDAGMVAAMGEMAMLQKQHDLLQEEVVRLRPLEARLRDSERTRAQLEQQIRDNKGRRGRRGRRGSRGSNEDIVVDVTALEQAPSKRRGSGDGEPSPVAPLACQEPVDQLDGVLEGSEEEEEESEEEADVVKVSPRSDSPRDLQDIPEESECGPEAQESKG; this is translated from the exons AACAAAGAGAAGGAGCggatgaaggagagggagaaggaggcgCGGGAGCGGGAGGCGCGCTATAGCAACGGCCACCTCTTCACTTCCCTCACCGTGTCTGCCACCACCCTCTGTTCCGCCTGCAACAAAAGCATCACCGCTAAAGAGGCCCTCAGCTGCCCCA CCTGCAATGTCACCATCCACAACCGCTGTCGAGACACACTGGCCAACTGTGCCAAGATGAAACAAAAG CAACAGAAGCTAGCCCTGGTGAGGAACAGCTCCGCGCTGCCGAACGTAGCTCTGAGGACCAAAA CCCCTATGATGAAGGAGCGGCCCAGCTCAGCCATCTACCCGTCCGACAGTCTCCGTCAGTCCCTGCTGGGCTCTCGCCGTGTCcgctctggcctctccctctccaagAGTGTCTCCACACAAAACCTTGCAGG GAATCTGAATGACGACTCACCGTTGGGGCTGCGGAGGATCCTGTCTCAGTCCACAGACTCCCTGAACTTCAGAAACAGAGCCATGTCAATGGAGTCCCTCAACGACGAGGGGGAGGTGTACTATGCTGCCATGTTGGAGGagctggagagggaggggaaggactTTGAGGCTGACTCATGGAGCCGGGCCGTAGACCCCTCCTACCTGCAGACGCACCGCAAAGACGTCATCAAGAGACAGGACGTCATCTATG AGCTGATCCAGACAGAGTTCCACCACGTGAGGACTCTGCGGATCATGGAGGGGGTGTTCCGGCAGGGCATGCTGGACGAGGTGCTGCTGGAGCCGGGCGTGGCGCACGCTGTCTTCCCCTGTCTGGAGCAGCTGATGGCGCTACACACACGTTTCCTTTCCCAGCTTATGACACGGCGCACACACAGTCTAGCCCCCGGGAGCAGTACCAACTTCACTATCAACCAACTGGGGGATATACTGACTGAACAG TTCTCAGGGCAGTGTGCAGATGAGATGAGGAAAGCCTATGCTGAGTTCTGTAGCCGCCACCCCAAAGCTGTGAAACTATACAAGGAACTGCTGGCCAGAGACAAGAGGTTTCAGCACTTCATacgg AGGGTAAGCCGGGGGCCCCTGCTGCGTCGCCATGGCATCCAGGAGTGCATCCTGCTGGTGACTCAACGCATCACCAAATACCCTGTCCTAATCCAGCGCATCCTGGACAACACCAAGG gcAGTGAAGAGGAGGCCCAGTCCTTAGCCCAGTCCCTGTCTCTGATCCGGGACTTGTTGAGCTCTGTGGACCAGCAGGTGGCAGAGCTGGAGCGGACCCAGAGGCTCCAGGAGATCAGGGCCAGATTGGACCCCCGGGCCCAGGCAGAGGTCAGGGGAGGAGGGGTGTTCAGGGGAGGGGAACTGCTCCGCAGGACGCTCCTCCACGAGGGCACACTGCTGTGGAAGACGCAAGGATCCAGACTcaaag ACGTGCAGGTCCTGCTGATGACAGACATCCTGGTGTTCATGCAGGAGAAAGACCAGAAGTATTTATTCCCCTGCATA gacaagCCTGCAGTGTTGTCTCTGAAGAACCTGATCGTGAGGGACATAGCCAATCAGGAGCGAGGGATGTTCCTGATCAGTGACTCCACCCCCCCAGAGATGTACGAGCTGCACGGCTCCTCACGAGACGACAGGAACAACTGGATGAGACTCATACAGCAGACAGTCAGCAG ctGTCCGTCCAGAGAGGACTTCcccctgatagagacagaggacaaGGCCTTACTGCGCCGACTCAGAG CTGACATCCAGCAGAAGGACAGGGAGGTGCTGGAGCTCCTCCAGGAGAGAGTGACTCTGTTCTCTGACCTGGCTGAGGTCACCGGTGGGTGTCAGGAGGTCACGCCCCCCACCAACTCTAGGAACATCTTCCGGGCCGACACCCCCTACGCACCCCAGGCGGAATACCTACTCACCGACGCCATCTCAGAGG TTGACAGGCTCAGTGAGTTGCTGCTGGGCTCCAACATAGAGCTTCCCAAGTCCAATGGTAGCACCAACGGTACCAATGATGACCAGAACCACAAAGGGGCGCCAGTGAGCA ATGGAGATTCGATCTCCGTCAACGGGACTCATGAAATGAAAGGAAGTCCAGCGTCCAAG GACAGAAATGGTAACCAGCTACAGGACAGACCCCTAAATGAGGAGGTGTGTCAGAGGCTTGTGAACCTCAGTGCTCATCTCCACTCTCTACAG gccGCCGTCATTCACCAAGACTCTGTCCTCGAGCTCCGCCTCCATGAGGGCACTGGCCCTGCCTCCTCAGGTTCCTCCACTCCCACCCCCACTCCTCCAAACTCCTTCCCCAGGCTGTGCCGTTCCATGTCACGTGACACAGGTCTGGATGCGGGCATGGTGGCAGCCATGGGGGAGATGGCCATGCTCCAGAAGCAGCATGATCTGCTGCAGGAGGAGGTGGTGAGGCTGCGCCCCCTGGAGGCCAGGCTGAGGGACAGCGAGAGGACCAGGGCTCAGCTGGAGCAGCAGATCAGGGACAATAAGggcaggaggggaaggaggggcaGGAGGGGCAGCAGAGGCAGCAACGAAGACATTGTGGTGGATGTTACAGCCTTAGAGCAG GCTCCCTCTAAAAGGAGAGGAAGTGGTGATGGCGAGCCCAGCCCTGTCGCCCCATTGGCCTGTCAGGAACCAGTGGACCAATTGGACGGCGTACTGGAAGGcagtgaggaggaagaggaggagtcagAGGAAGAGGCGGATGTAGTGAAGGTTTCACCACGCTCTGACAGTCCAAGAG ATCTCCAGGATATCCCGGAGGAGAGCGAGTGCGGACCGGAAGCACAGGAATCCAAAGGCTGA
- the LOC139364541 gene encoding rho guanine nucleotide exchange factor 2-like isoform X1, with translation MSRVTEPLPKTRQERMKEINLRNKEKERMKEREKEAREREARYSNGHLFTSLTVSATTLCSACNKSITAKEALSCPTCNVTIHNRCRDTLANCAKMKQKQQKLALVRNSSALPNVALRTKTPMMKERPSSAIYPSDSLRQSLLGSRRVRSGLSLSKSVSTQNLAGNLNDDSPLGLRRILSQSTDSLNFRNRAMSMESLNDEGEVYYAAMLEELEREGKDFEADSWSRAVDPSYLQTHRKDVIKRQDVIYELIQTEFHHVRTLRIMEGVFRQGMLDEVLLEPGVAHAVFPCLEQLMALHTRFLSQLMTRRTHSLAPGSSTNFTINQLGDILTEQFSGQCADEMRKAYAEFCSRHPKAVKLYKELLARDKRFQHFIRRVSRGPLLRRHGIQECILLVTQRITKYPVLIQRILDNTKGSEEEAQSLAQSLSLIRDLLSSVDQQVAELERTQRLQEIRARLDPRAQAEVRGGGVFRGGELLRRTLLHEGTLLWKTQGSRLKDVQVLLMTDILVFMQEKDQKYLFPCIDKPAVLSLKNLIVRDIANQERGMFLISDSTPPEMYELHGSSRDDRNNWMRLIQQTVSSCPSREDFPLIETEDKALLRRLRADIQQKDREVLELLQERVTLFSDLAEVTGGCQEVTPPTNSRNIFRADTPYAPQAEYLLTDAISEVDRLSELLLGSNIELPKSNGSTNGTNDDQNHKGAPVSNGDSISVNGTHEMKGSPASKDRNGNQLQDRPLNEEVCQRLVNLSAHLHSLQAAVIHQDSVLELRLHEGTGPASSGSSTPTPTPPNSFPRLCRSMSRDTGLDAGMVAAMGEMAMLQKQHDLLQEEVVRLRPLEARLRDSERTRAQLEQQIRDNKGRRGRRGRRGSRGSNEDIVVDVTALEQAPSKRRGSGDGEPSPVAPLACQEPVDQLDGVLEGSEEEEEESEEEADVVKVSPRSDSPRDLQDIPEESECGPEAQESKG, from the exons AACAAAGAGAAGGAGCggatgaaggagagggagaaggaggcgCGGGAGCGGGAGGCGCGCTATAGCAACGGCCACCTCTTCACTTCCCTCACCGTGTCTGCCACCACCCTCTGTTCCGCCTGCAACAAAAGCATCACCGCTAAAGAGGCCCTCAGCTGCCCCA CCTGCAATGTCACCATCCACAACCGCTGTCGAGACACACTGGCCAACTGTGCCAAGATGAAACAAAAG CAACAGAAGCTAGCCCTGGTGAGGAACAGCTCCGCGCTGCCGAACGTAGCTCTGAGGACCAAAA CCCCTATGATGAAGGAGCGGCCCAGCTCAGCCATCTACCCGTCCGACAGTCTCCGTCAGTCCCTGCTGGGCTCTCGCCGTGTCcgctctggcctctccctctccaagAGTGTCTCCACACAAAACCTTGCAGG GAATCTGAATGACGACTCACCGTTGGGGCTGCGGAGGATCCTGTCTCAGTCCACAGACTCCCTGAACTTCAGAAACAGAGCCATGTCAATGGAGTCCCTCAACGACGAGGGGGAGGTGTACTATGCTGCCATGTTGGAGGagctggagagggaggggaaggactTTGAGGCTGACTCATGGAGCCGGGCCGTAGACCCCTCCTACCTGCAGACGCACCGCAAAGACGTCATCAAGAGACAGGACGTCATCTATG AGCTGATCCAGACAGAGTTCCACCACGTGAGGACTCTGCGGATCATGGAGGGGGTGTTCCGGCAGGGCATGCTGGACGAGGTGCTGCTGGAGCCGGGCGTGGCGCACGCTGTCTTCCCCTGTCTGGAGCAGCTGATGGCGCTACACACACGTTTCCTTTCCCAGCTTATGACACGGCGCACACACAGTCTAGCCCCCGGGAGCAGTACCAACTTCACTATCAACCAACTGGGGGATATACTGACTGAACAG TTCTCAGGGCAGTGTGCAGATGAGATGAGGAAAGCCTATGCTGAGTTCTGTAGCCGCCACCCCAAAGCTGTGAAACTATACAAGGAACTGCTGGCCAGAGACAAGAGGTTTCAGCACTTCATacgg AGGGTAAGCCGGGGGCCCCTGCTGCGTCGCCATGGCATCCAGGAGTGCATCCTGCTGGTGACTCAACGCATCACCAAATACCCTGTCCTAATCCAGCGCATCCTGGACAACACCAAGG gcAGTGAAGAGGAGGCCCAGTCCTTAGCCCAGTCCCTGTCTCTGATCCGGGACTTGTTGAGCTCTGTGGACCAGCAGGTGGCAGAGCTGGAGCGGACCCAGAGGCTCCAGGAGATCAGGGCCAGATTGGACCCCCGGGCCCAGGCAGAGGTCAGGGGAGGAGGGGTGTTCAGGGGAGGGGAACTGCTCCGCAGGACGCTCCTCCACGAGGGCACACTGCTGTGGAAGACGCAAGGATCCAGACTcaaag ACGTGCAGGTCCTGCTGATGACAGACATCCTGGTGTTCATGCAGGAGAAAGACCAGAAGTATTTATTCCCCTGCATA gacaagCCTGCAGTGTTGTCTCTGAAGAACCTGATCGTGAGGGACATAGCCAATCAGGAGCGAGGGATGTTCCTGATCAGTGACTCCACCCCCCCAGAGATGTACGAGCTGCACGGCTCCTCACGAGACGACAGGAACAACTGGATGAGACTCATACAGCAGACAGTCAGCAG ctGTCCGTCCAGAGAGGACTTCcccctgatagagacagaggacaaGGCCTTACTGCGCCGACTCAGAG CTGACATCCAGCAGAAGGACAGGGAGGTGCTGGAGCTCCTCCAGGAGAGAGTGACTCTGTTCTCTGACCTGGCTGAGGTCACCGGTGGGTGTCAGGAGGTCACGCCCCCCACCAACTCTAGGAACATCTTCCGGGCCGACACCCCCTACGCACCCCAGGCGGAATACCTACTCACCGACGCCATCTCAGAGG TTGACAGGCTCAGTGAGTTGCTGCTGGGCTCCAACATAGAGCTTCCCAAGTCCAATGGTAGCACCAACGGTACCAATGATGACCAGAACCACAAAGGGGCGCCAGTGAGCA ATGGAGATTCGATCTCCGTCAACGGGACTCATGAAATGAAAGGAAGTCCAGCGTCCAAG GACAGAAATGGTAACCAGCTACAGGACAGACCCCTAAATGAGGAGGTGTGTCAGAGGCTTGTGAACCTCAGTGCTCATCTCCACTCTCTACAG gccGCCGTCATTCACCAAGACTCTGTCCTCGAGCTCCGCCTCCATGAGGGCACTGGCCCTGCCTCCTCAGGTTCCTCCACTCCCACCCCCACTCCTCCAAACTCCTTCCCCAGGCTGTGCCGTTCCATGTCACGTGACACAGGTCTGGATGCGGGCATGGTGGCAGCCATGGGGGAGATGGCCATGCTCCAGAAGCAGCATGATCTGCTGCAGGAGGAGGTGGTGAGGCTGCGCCCCCTGGAGGCCAGGCTGAGGGACAGCGAGAGGACCAGGGCTCAGCTGGAGCAGCAGATCAGGGACAATAAGggcaggaggggaaggaggggcaGGAGGGGCAGCAGAGGCAGCAACGAAGACATTGTGGTGGATGTTACAGCCTTAGAGCAG GCTCCCTCTAAAAGGAGAGGAAGTGGTGATGGCGAGCCCAGCCCTGTCGCCCCATTGGCCTGTCAGGAACCAGTGGACCAATTGGACGGCGTACTGGAAGGcagtgaggaggaagaggaggagtcagAGGAAGAGGCGGATGTAGTGAAGGTTTCACCACGCTCTGACAGTCCAAGAG ATCTCCAGGATATCCCGGAGGAGAGCGAGTGCGGACCGGAAGCACAGGAATCCAAAGGCTGA